One stretch of Paenibacillus sp. AN1007 DNA includes these proteins:
- a CDS encoding SDR family oxidoreductase, whose translation MAIQTAIVTGANSGMGLATTIELARQGYHVIMACRSEKRGQEALQQALRESRSSHIELMLCDLGSLDSIRQFARHFRERYDHLDVLVNNAGVVMVKRKETSDGFEQSIGINHLGHFLLTLLLIESLKTAKQGRIVNVSSGAYKVGKIHFDDPHLRKGYNPIKSYAQSKLANVFFTRALARKLAGTSVTVNCLHPGAVGTSIGVDRSTGFGTRIMALAAKLPFFLTPEEGARTAIYLAASPDVTGVTGRYFYQQKEQRLKDHALDDEAAERLWTWSEEQVGLQPDERL comes from the coding sequence ATGGCCATTCAGACAGCAATCGTTACGGGAGCCAACTCAGGTATGGGGCTGGCCACGACCATTGAACTTGCAAGGCAGGGTTATCACGTCATTATGGCCTGCCGCAGCGAAAAGAGAGGACAAGAGGCGCTTCAGCAGGCGCTGCGGGAGTCGCGCTCTTCCCATATTGAGCTGATGCTGTGTGATCTCGGATCGCTGGACAGCATTCGCCAGTTTGCACGTCATTTTCGCGAACGGTATGATCATCTGGACGTACTGGTGAATAATGCTGGCGTGGTGATGGTTAAGCGCAAAGAAACGTCAGATGGTTTCGAGCAGAGCATTGGCATTAACCATCTGGGACACTTTTTGCTCACACTGCTTCTGATTGAATCGCTGAAAACTGCCAAACAAGGGCGCATTGTCAATGTATCGTCAGGAGCATACAAGGTCGGGAAAATTCATTTTGATGATCCGCATTTGCGTAAAGGATACAATCCAATCAAAAGTTATGCCCAGTCCAAACTGGCAAACGTATTTTTCACCCGGGCCCTTGCCCGTAAACTCGCCGGTACTTCCGTTACGGTCAATTGCTTACATCCGGGTGCGGTAGGGACGAGCATCGGGGTGGATCGCAGTACCGGATTTGGTACGCGAATCATGGCGCTTGCAGCCAAGCTCCCGTTTTTCCTGACACCGGAAGAGGGGGCCCGGACAGCGATATACTTGGCAGCAAGTCCAGATGTCACCGGAGTGACCGGGCGTTACTTCTACCAGCAGAAGGAGCAGCGGCTGAAAGACCATGCCCTGGATGATGAGGCAGCCGAGCGTTTATGGACATGGAGCGAAGAACAGGTTGGTCTGCAGCCTGACGAAAGATTATAA
- a CDS encoding response regulator transcription factor codes for MDHVSLLLVDDEQAILHMLKTVLLKEQFLDIDTVTTGEEALEACSNKTYHCIVLDIMLPGKSGLEICPFLRQVTDAPILFLTAKTTDYDKLTGFAVGGDDYVVKPFNPLEVVARIKSLLNRYLPSKTTTMQLNTCEHVKTSSLHTAQGIYDFGRFQVSELAGELRVEGQAVTCPALVFQLLLFFCKHPNRIFTKSELYERVWGSEAISDDNTVMVHIHRIRERIEADPSNPVFLVNVRGLGYKLIPPGSVPQI; via the coding sequence ATGGATCATGTCTCACTGCTGCTTGTTGATGATGAACAAGCGATTCTGCATATGCTCAAAACCGTGCTGCTTAAAGAACAATTTCTCGATATCGACACCGTTACGACAGGTGAGGAAGCCCTCGAAGCATGCAGCAATAAAACGTATCACTGCATCGTGCTCGACATTATGCTTCCGGGTAAAAGCGGCTTGGAAATCTGCCCTTTTCTAAGGCAGGTTACAGACGCACCCATTCTGTTTCTGACTGCCAAAACTACAGATTACGATAAGCTTACCGGATTTGCCGTCGGTGGCGATGACTATGTAGTCAAACCGTTCAACCCACTGGAGGTGGTCGCCCGTATTAAATCACTGCTGAACCGATATCTCCCTTCCAAAACAACGACAATGCAGTTAAATACCTGTGAACACGTAAAAACGTCATCACTGCATACTGCGCAAGGAATATATGATTTCGGCAGATTTCAGGTGTCTGAGCTGGCTGGGGAGCTCCGTGTTGAAGGACAGGCCGTAACTTGTCCGGCACTGGTGTTTCAACTGCTGCTCTTTTTCTGCAAACACCCTAACCGGATCTTTACCAAATCGGAGCTGTATGAACGAGTGTGGGGCTCGGAAGCAATCAGTGACGACAACACGGTTATGGTGCATATTCATCGCATACGGGAGCGCATAGAAGCCGATCCTTCCAATCCGGTATTTCTCGTCAATGTGCGAGGCTTGGGATATAAACTGATTCCGCCCGGCAGCGTGCCGCAGATATGA
- a CDS encoding L-cystine transporter: MNTFLIIVNVVVMLALLGVLYWMQKKHISFTKRVFAGLGMGVVYGVVLQLIYTSGSDVIAKSVDWFNLVGSGYVRLLQMVVIPLIMVSIISAIMNLKGKQNLGKMSFSIIAILLITTAIAAGVSIVTSLGFNLTSIEIQGGDRENAQIQKVEERLADVKDQTIPQQVLEFIPSNPFADMTGERRTSTLAVVIFSAFIGVAVLGLDRKKPQQAETFRGMVNAVYAVVMRIVTLVLRLTPYGILALITKVAATTNAEEILKLIKFVIASYVALIVMFIIHLIIITLSGFNPVTYLKKVLPTLVFAFTSRSSAAAIPLNVETQTKKLGVSDGIANLAASFGATIGQNGCAGVYPAMLAVMIAPTVGIDPLSLDFIVTLILVVMISSFGVAGVGGGATFASLIVLSTMNLPVALVGLLISVEPLIDMGRTALNVNGSMTSGLLTSKILKENDRDTFNDQSRELDSAAHA, translated from the coding sequence ATGAATACATTTCTAATCATTGTGAATGTAGTGGTCATGCTGGCACTGCTCGGTGTTCTCTACTGGATGCAGAAGAAGCACATCTCGTTTACAAAACGCGTATTCGCGGGTCTGGGTATGGGGGTTGTGTACGGTGTTGTACTGCAGCTTATTTATACTTCGGGTTCGGACGTCATTGCAAAATCAGTCGATTGGTTTAATCTGGTCGGTTCAGGATATGTTCGTTTGCTGCAAATGGTCGTGATTCCACTCATCATGGTGTCGATTATCTCGGCGATCATGAATCTGAAGGGCAAGCAAAATCTCGGAAAAATGAGTTTTTCCATTATTGCCATTCTGTTGATTACGACGGCAATCGCTGCCGGAGTCAGCATTGTTACAAGCCTCGGCTTCAACCTGACTTCCATTGAAATTCAAGGGGGAGATCGGGAGAACGCCCAGATTCAGAAGGTGGAGGAACGTTTGGCTGACGTGAAAGATCAAACGATTCCACAGCAGGTACTGGAGTTTATTCCTTCCAATCCATTTGCGGATATGACCGGGGAACGCCGTACATCTACACTCGCTGTCGTTATTTTCTCAGCCTTTATCGGAGTGGCCGTTCTGGGTCTGGATCGTAAAAAACCACAGCAGGCGGAAACGTTCCGCGGTATGGTGAATGCCGTGTACGCCGTTGTGATGCGAATTGTTACGCTTGTGCTCAGGCTTACACCTTACGGAATTCTGGCACTGATTACGAAGGTAGCGGCGACAACCAATGCGGAAGAGATTTTGAAACTCATTAAATTCGTTATTGCGTCTTACGTCGCTCTTATCGTGATGTTTATCATTCACCTGATCATCATTACCCTATCCGGTTTTAATCCGGTGACGTACTTGAAAAAGGTGCTGCCTACACTGGTATTTGCCTTTACTTCCCGTTCAAGTGCTGCAGCGATTCCGCTGAACGTAGAGACACAGACGAAGAAACTGGGTGTCTCCGACGGGATTGCAAACTTGGCTGCAAGCTTTGGGGCTACCATTGGTCAAAACGGCTGCGCCGGAGTGTATCCGGCCATGCTGGCGGTGATGATTGCTCCTACGGTCGGTATCGACCCGCTGAGCTTGGACTTTATCGTAACGTTGATCCTCGTGGTCATGATCAGTTCGTTTGGTGTGGCTGGCGTCGGCGGCGGTGCAACCTTCGCCTCCCTGATCGTATTGTCCACGATGAATCTGCCCGTGGCTTTGGTGGGACTGCTCATTTCCGTTGAGCCGCTGATCGACATGGGCCGGACCGCACTTAATGTGAACGGCTCGATGACATCTGGACTGCTGACCAGCAAGATTTTGAAAGAAAATGATCGTGATACGTTTAACGATCAGAGCCGTGAACTGGATTCTGCCGCTCACGCCTAA
- the thrS gene encoding threonine--tRNA ligase, producing MSQENKHGQKSNNSSLGEKRSAASESSIEVRLQGGAVRSYNAGITVGEAASSISTSLGKQAVGGIVNGRNVDLSEKLEQDCELIIVTLDSEEGLHRYRHSTAHVLAQALKRLYGADHVKLGIGPVIEDGFYYDVDLDQSLSISDLAAIEREMNKIIQENIPICRKLVSREQALGLFEAVQDPYKLELIHDLPEDAELSIYEQGEFFDLCRGPHLPSTGRIKAFKLLQVAGAYWRGNSDNKMMQRIYGTAFANKAQLDEHLHMLEEAKKRDHRKLGKELELFMFSEEAPGMPFYLPKGMTVRTELEQFSRELQLQEGYQEVRTPLMMNNRLWEQSGHWEHYKDNMYFADVDDATFALKPMNCPGHMLIFKNTLHSYRELPIRMMEFGQVHRHEFSGALNGMMRVRTFCQDDAHLYVMPEQIEDEINQAISLIGRMYDIFGFEYKIELSTRPEDSMGSEELWDQAEQALRSVLDARGVEYHVNEGDGAFYGPKIDFHILDALKRSWQCGTIQLDFQMPEKFDLTYIGEDSLKHRPVVIHRAIYGSIDRFIGILTEHYAGAFPLWLAPVQVKLLPVSDHYADYALQVQSQLRAAGIRVETDLRSEKLGYKIREAQMEKVPYSLVLGEQEKNALSASVRMYGQGDQGMQRIDDFIEIVRQAVKSKI from the coding sequence ATGAGTCAAGAGAACAAACACGGGCAGAAAAGTAACAATTCATCTTTGGGCGAGAAACGATCTGCAGCATCTGAATCTTCGATTGAAGTTCGTCTGCAGGGCGGAGCTGTACGCTCGTATAACGCAGGGATCACCGTTGGCGAAGCTGCCTCATCGATCAGCACAAGTCTGGGCAAACAGGCCGTCGGTGGTATCGTGAATGGCCGGAATGTCGACCTGAGCGAGAAACTGGAGCAGGATTGCGAATTGATCATCGTTACGCTGGACAGCGAGGAAGGTCTGCATAGGTATCGCCACAGCACAGCTCATGTGCTGGCTCAGGCACTGAAACGTTTGTACGGTGCAGACCATGTAAAGCTGGGGATTGGACCTGTCATTGAGGACGGATTTTACTATGATGTCGACCTGGATCAATCCCTTTCCATCAGTGACCTCGCAGCGATCGAGCGGGAAATGAACAAGATCATTCAGGAGAATATTCCTATCTGCCGTAAACTCGTCAGCCGTGAGCAGGCGCTTGGTCTCTTTGAAGCGGTTCAAGATCCTTACAAGCTTGAGCTTATCCATGATCTGCCTGAAGATGCTGAACTTTCGATCTATGAGCAGGGTGAGTTTTTCGACTTGTGCCGAGGTCCACACCTTCCTTCGACTGGCCGGATCAAAGCGTTTAAACTGCTGCAGGTTGCCGGCGCATACTGGCGCGGGAATTCAGACAATAAAATGATGCAGCGTATCTACGGCACAGCTTTTGCAAATAAAGCCCAGTTGGATGAACATCTACACATGCTCGAAGAAGCGAAAAAACGGGATCACCGCAAGCTTGGCAAAGAGCTGGAGCTGTTCATGTTCTCTGAAGAAGCCCCCGGCATGCCCTTCTATCTGCCTAAAGGCATGACTGTCCGGACAGAGCTGGAGCAGTTTTCACGGGAGCTGCAGCTGCAGGAGGGATATCAGGAGGTTCGCACTCCGCTGATGATGAACAACCGTCTATGGGAACAATCGGGTCACTGGGAGCATTACAAAGACAACATGTATTTTGCGGACGTGGACGATGCCACTTTTGCCTTAAAGCCGATGAACTGCCCGGGTCACATGCTGATTTTCAAAAATACACTGCATTCCTATCGCGAATTACCCATTCGCATGATGGAATTCGGCCAGGTGCACCGGCATGAATTTTCAGGTGCCCTGAATGGCATGATGCGCGTACGGACGTTCTGTCAGGATGATGCCCACCTCTATGTGATGCCTGAACAGATCGAAGACGAGATCAATCAGGCAATCTCTCTGATTGGACGGATGTACGACATCTTTGGGTTCGAGTATAAAATCGAGCTGTCCACACGCCCGGAAGATTCCATGGGTTCGGAAGAATTATGGGATCAGGCAGAGCAGGCACTGCGCAGTGTGCTGGATGCCCGCGGTGTGGAGTATCATGTTAACGAGGGAGACGGCGCCTTTTACGGACCGAAGATTGACTTCCATATCCTCGATGCACTGAAGCGCAGCTGGCAGTGCGGAACAATCCAGCTTGATTTTCAAATGCCCGAAAAATTCGATCTCACATACATTGGTGAAGACAGCCTGAAACACCGTCCGGTCGTTATTCATAGAGCAATCTACGGCTCAATCGACCGCTTTATCGGCATTTTGACTGAGCATTATGCAGGTGCGTTTCCGCTCTGGCTCGCTCCGGTGCAGGTGAAACTGCTTCCGGTTTCGGATCATTATGCAGACTATGCACTTCAGGTACAGAGCCAGCTGCGGGCAGCCGGCATACGGGTGGAAACAGATCTTCGCAGCGAGAAGCTAGGCTACAAGATTCGTGAAGCCCAGATGGAGAAAGTGCCCTATTCACTTGTACTTGGTGAACAAGAGAAAAATGCCTTGTCTGCCTCTGTCCGAATGTACGGTCAGGGAGATCAAGGCATGCAGCGGATTGATGATTTTATTGAAATCGTTCGGCAGGCTGTGAAGAGTAAAATTTGA
- a CDS encoding Xaa-Pro peptidase family protein: protein MNQTPLSRLEADLSKQGLDAVLITDPKHIYYLTGYASNPHERFMGLMLARGEDPLLIVPALDADAAAAASSVPNIAAHTDTDNPYDLFDRYQGRLGRVGLEKEYVTVSRFEQLSSALGGAKFEDVGPSLRALRVNKTPDEVARIRHAIGLIEETLRQGLTHVRAGVTEIELVAEMEYQMKKLGADGPSFDTMVLTGPKTGLPHGTPGDRKLQHGDLLMFDMGVYAGGYASDITRTFAFGDISSELRTIYNTVLAANEAAIQVVKPGMTCASVDHAARQVTIDAGYGERFMHRVGHGLGIDVHEYPSLHGENMDLLQAGTVFTIEPGIYTASGGVRIEDDVLVTESGVEVLTTYPKELQILTD from the coding sequence ATGAACCAAACTCCTTTATCCAGACTGGAAGCTGATTTGTCCAAACAAGGGCTCGATGCTGTGCTGATCACCGACCCAAAACATATCTATTACCTGACCGGATATGCGAGCAATCCGCATGAACGTTTTATGGGTTTGATGCTTGCACGCGGCGAAGATCCTTTGCTGATTGTACCTGCCCTGGACGCTGATGCGGCAGCAGCCGCTTCTTCCGTACCTAACATTGCAGCACATACCGACACAGATAACCCTTATGATTTGTTTGATCGCTATCAGGGACGTCTGGGCCGGGTCGGCTTGGAAAAAGAATATGTCACCGTCTCCCGCTTTGAGCAGCTCAGCTCCGCACTTGGCGGTGCAAAATTTGAAGATGTCGGTCCTTCGCTGCGTGCACTGCGCGTCAACAAAACACCGGATGAAGTCGCTCGCATCCGCCACGCCATCGGTCTCATTGAAGAGACGCTGCGTCAAGGTCTAACACATGTACGTGCAGGTGTTACGGAGATTGAACTGGTTGCCGAGATGGAGTATCAGATGAAAAAACTCGGAGCAGACGGCCCCTCCTTTGACACGATGGTACTGACCGGACCGAAAACCGGACTGCCGCACGGCACTCCTGGGGACCGCAAACTGCAGCATGGGGATCTGCTCATGTTTGATATGGGTGTGTACGCAGGGGGATATGCGTCCGATATTACGCGTACCTTTGCATTTGGAGATATTTCATCAGAACTGCGCACCATCTATAACACCGTGCTGGCGGCGAACGAAGCGGCCATTCAAGTCGTTAAACCCGGCATGACCTGTGCATCTGTGGACCATGCGGCGCGGCAGGTGACGATAGATGCCGGATACGGGGAGCGGTTTATGCACCGTGTTGGTCATGGACTCGGCATTGATGTGCACGAATATCCTTCTCTGCACGGGGAGAACATGGATCTGCTTCAAGCTGGAACAGTGTTTACCATTGAGCCGGGGATCTATACCGCATCTGGTGGCGTGCGTATTGAAGATGATGTGCTTGTAACAGAATCCGGTGTCGAAGTGCTCACGACATATCCAAAAGAACTGCAAATCCTGACGGACTAA
- a CDS encoding PQQ-dependent sugar dehydrogenase yields the protein MNNRLTVPLYASLLSMVLLTASCAPGSPASEPQTSSQGEGAGQGKTANGGSNEAEAGENEEQGNAVIPYRASVLVEGLNAPWEMVTAQDGQMFVTERPGAIRVITDGKLEAEPLLEFEAPFNEEGEGGLLGLTADPDFESNGYLYVYHSYRDGQDIANRVLRLKVNDGKAKIDKELLTNIPGGVNHNGGRIKIGPDQLLYITTGERYEPELAQNPDSLGGKILRIGLDGSIPSDNPWPNSPVYSLGHRNAQGLAWNPDNGYLYATEHGQRNHDEINRIIAGKNYGWPEVEGDDDDNGRYQAPLAHSGNETWAPSGAAFITEGPWAGSLVAANLRGEQLLRVILSEDGTQVEQVVPFFEDEWGRIRNVSTGENGKLYVLTNNRDGRGSPRDGDDQLIVLTPEG from the coding sequence ATGAATAATCGATTAACTGTACCGCTGTATGCGTCTTTGCTCAGCATGGTTTTGTTAACCGCATCTTGTGCGCCAGGCAGTCCCGCATCCGAGCCGCAGACGTCTTCTCAAGGAGAGGGGGCTGGTCAGGGAAAGACCGCAAATGGAGGTTCTAATGAAGCAGAAGCTGGAGAGAATGAGGAGCAGGGAAATGCGGTTATTCCGTATCGGGCTTCTGTGCTGGTGGAAGGACTGAATGCGCCGTGGGAGATGGTGACAGCTCAGGACGGGCAGATGTTCGTTACAGAACGTCCCGGAGCTATTCGAGTGATTACCGATGGCAAGCTGGAGGCTGAGCCGCTGCTGGAATTCGAAGCCCCCTTTAATGAAGAGGGAGAAGGTGGGCTGCTGGGACTTACGGCTGATCCAGACTTTGAGAGCAATGGCTATTTGTACGTGTACCATTCCTATCGTGACGGGCAGGATATTGCAAATCGGGTGCTGCGCCTGAAGGTCAATGACGGGAAAGCCAAAATCGACAAAGAACTGTTGACCAACATCCCGGGCGGGGTGAACCACAACGGCGGACGAATCAAAATCGGGCCGGATCAGCTGCTGTACATCACTACAGGTGAGCGATATGAGCCGGAACTGGCACAGAACCCGGATAGCCTTGGTGGAAAAATACTGCGGATAGGTCTCGACGGGTCGATCCCTTCAGATAACCCTTGGCCGAATTCCCCTGTATACAGCTTGGGACATCGAAACGCGCAAGGGCTGGCATGGAACCCGGATAACGGGTATCTCTATGCGACCGAGCATGGTCAGCGCAATCATGACGAGATTAACCGGATTATTGCCGGCAAGAATTACGGCTGGCCCGAAGTAGAGGGCGACGACGATGATAACGGCAGGTATCAGGCTCCGCTTGCGCATAGCGGTAATGAAACTTGGGCTCCTTCGGGTGCGGCCTTTATCACAGAAGGACCATGGGCCGGATCATTGGTGGCTGCGAATTTGAGAGGGGAGCAGCTGCTGCGGGTTATTTTGTCTGAAGACGGTACTCAGGTCGAGCAGGTTGTCCCTTTTTTCGAAGATGAGTGGGGGCGTATTCGCAATGTAAGCACTGGTGAGAACGGTAAGCTGTATGTGCTGACCAACAATCGTGATGGCCGAGGATCACCGCGTGACGGGGATGATCAGCTGATTGTGCTTACCCCCGAAGGATAG
- a CDS encoding HAMP domain-containing sensor histidine kinase, translating into MSIRRKLLTRFIGMLTGTVILIILLGSMAAFWVLHKINEVELIDDFANNGLDQLINTAEIMPDNTIRYDPDLLKQVDKNQGWLQVLDEKGHVIDDYHVPSDVPNHYKPGELIAYWQADKPFPYQLAMLIREKDGKHFTLLYGERNAAKSFLDEVRPKITYAGGKLTVKPAEQDAFRKTDAYIQVLDPYGKEITSYNKPAVGVPGQYTVQDLVLQVRYPNRSGISVATWYDLQNETTWMLSVPVDPTAVEKDNPYAFILEPALVVLILSIIVLLVLLALWYANRFGSPMLHMLQWLQRLEQGNYEEPTGALGLPRSQRRNGKWKRKYQVYGEVLHSMQALSQTLKQDEEQRKQTDSLREEWIAGITHDLKTPLSSIQGYAHMLEADKYSWTAEEVREFAGIMVDKSMYMDRLVNDLAMTYRLRSGGYQPEVERTDVNTLLRDLVHRAERNPAFGEGRIVFQPADTPVYGMVHIPSFERIIDNLAANALLHNPPESILTVRVHAGKQEGDFTIEFADNGQGMSPETVWKLFERYYRGTDTGTSDVGSGLGMAVTKGLIEAMNGRIEVLSTPGEGTTIRLIWMQHSKETS; encoded by the coding sequence ATGAGTATTCGCCGCAAATTATTGACCCGCTTCATCGGCATGCTCACCGGTACCGTCATTCTGATTATTCTGCTGGGGTCCATGGCTGCCTTCTGGGTACTGCATAAAATCAATGAAGTCGAATTGATAGATGACTTTGCAAACAATGGATTGGATCAGCTCATCAATACTGCCGAGATTATGCCGGATAACACGATACGATATGATCCCGATCTATTGAAACAGGTCGATAAAAATCAGGGCTGGCTGCAGGTTCTGGATGAAAAAGGGCATGTCATTGATGATTATCACGTCCCGTCCGATGTACCGAACCACTATAAACCAGGTGAACTGATAGCCTACTGGCAGGCCGATAAACCTTTTCCCTATCAGCTCGCCATGCTGATCCGGGAGAAGGACGGGAAACATTTTACGTTGTTATACGGAGAACGGAACGCGGCCAAGTCATTCCTTGACGAGGTCCGTCCAAAGATTACGTACGCCGGTGGTAAACTGACTGTAAAACCAGCTGAACAGGATGCTTTTCGTAAAACAGATGCCTATATCCAGGTATTGGACCCTTACGGAAAGGAAATAACCTCCTATAATAAACCGGCTGTGGGCGTGCCCGGTCAGTACACCGTTCAGGATCTTGTTCTGCAGGTCCGTTATCCTAACCGTTCGGGGATATCCGTGGCCACGTGGTACGATCTGCAAAATGAAACGACCTGGATGCTGAGTGTGCCGGTTGATCCAACCGCTGTCGAAAAGGACAATCCTTATGCCTTCATTCTTGAACCGGCACTGGTCGTCTTGATTTTGTCCATCATCGTGCTTCTGGTGCTGCTGGCTCTATGGTACGCGAATCGCTTTGGCTCCCCAATGCTGCATATGCTCCAGTGGCTGCAGCGTCTGGAACAGGGAAATTACGAGGAACCGACAGGGGCTCTTGGTCTTCCTCGAAGTCAGCGCCGCAATGGAAAATGGAAGCGTAAATATCAGGTGTATGGTGAAGTGCTTCATTCGATGCAGGCTTTGTCCCAAACACTCAAGCAGGATGAAGAGCAGCGGAAACAGACGGATTCACTGCGTGAGGAATGGATTGCGGGCATTACCCATGATCTCAAAACCCCCCTTTCCTCTATCCAGGGATATGCGCATATGCTGGAAGCCGACAAGTACAGCTGGACAGCAGAGGAAGTCCGGGAATTCGCAGGCATCATGGTTGACAAATCCATGTATATGGACAGGCTTGTAAATGATCTGGCCATGACCTATCGATTGAGAAGTGGAGGTTATCAGCCTGAAGTGGAGCGAACTGACGTAAATACGCTTCTCCGTGATCTCGTGCATCGGGCAGAGCGGAACCCTGCGTTTGGCGAAGGCCGTATCGTATTCCAACCCGCTGATACACCTGTATACGGGATGGTGCATATCCCTTCTTTTGAACGAATCATCGATAATCTTGCGGCTAATGCCCTGCTTCATAATCCGCCTGAATCGATACTCACGGTTCGTGTCCATGCGGGTAAACAGGAGGGTGACTTCACTATTGAGTTTGCCGATAATGGCCAAGGCATGAGCCCGGAAACGGTGTGGAAGCTGTTCGAACGTTATTATCGAGGTACGGACACGGGAACGAGTGACGTTGGATCAGGACTCGGGATGGCCGTAACGAAAGGGTTAATTGAGGCCATGAACGGCCGGATTGAAGTATTATCCACACCTGGGGAAGGGACGACGATTCGATTGATATGGATGCAGCACTCCAAAGAAACGAGCTGA
- a CDS encoding MBL fold metallo-hydrolase, whose protein sequence is MNQPISSITVLNLHIPTPTGSSPIHPVLLRDEDGYTLVDTGMIGQFAELQSALKQLDVTLADIKRVILTHQDIDHIGNLGALLDAIPGLEVWAHAAEIPYLTGAQPLIKFTPERRALLPAPVLDLADQLLMQLPEINISRILADRDILPLQGGTQVIHTPGHTPGHLCLYFGEQQFLLAADELRIVEDQLVGPAPPATPDMPEALRSLNKLTSLNVSKVLCYHGGEYTQDPEKRIAELAANPKA, encoded by the coding sequence ATGAACCAACCTATATCATCCATCACGGTGTTGAACCTTCACATTCCAACGCCAACAGGCAGCAGCCCTATTCATCCGGTCCTGCTTCGTGATGAAGACGGGTACACGCTGGTAGACACAGGTATGATCGGTCAATTTGCCGAGCTTCAATCCGCACTCAAGCAGCTGGACGTAACGCTGGCCGATATCAAACGTGTTATTCTCACCCACCAGGATATTGACCATATCGGTAATCTTGGTGCACTGCTGGATGCGATTCCAGGTCTTGAAGTCTGGGCTCATGCAGCTGAAATCCCCTATCTGACTGGCGCACAACCTTTGATCAAATTCACACCAGAACGCCGGGCCCTGCTCCCCGCCCCTGTGCTGGATTTGGCAGATCAACTGCTCATGCAGCTGCCAGAAATCAACATCAGCAGAATACTCGCGGACAGAGACATCCTCCCGCTCCAGGGCGGTACACAAGTCATCCATACACCAGGACATACGCCTGGTCACCTATGCCTGTATTTTGGCGAGCAGCAGTTCCTGCTTGCCGCCGACGAGCTGCGCATCGTTGAGGATCAACTGGTCGGCCCGGCACCGCCCGCAACACCAGACATGCCCGAAGCACTGCGCAGTTTGAATAAACTGACAAGCTTGAACGTGAGTAAAGTGCTCTGCTACCATGGGGGAGAATATACGCAGGACCCCGAAAAACGCATTGCCGAGCTAGCTGCGAACCCGAAAGCTTGA
- a CDS encoding queuosine precursor transporter, with product MFNLGFGAVFVLVTYGFFLLCYRLFGKKGLYAWIGVATVIANIQVTKTIDIMGIVLTLGNTMYVSMYLTSDLLNEKYGAGEARKAVWFGFFTLIMTTILMQMVLLFDPAPTDFAQESMKKLFGLLPRLALGSLSAYFISQFLDVRLFSWLRKIAPGRNQLWIRTNGSSIISSFVDTLVFCTVAFVFIYPWDVWLEIFLTTYLIKFVLTAVGTPFLYAARSFKFKDEA from the coding sequence ATGTTTAATTTGGGTTTTGGAGCGGTATTTGTTCTTGTGACGTACGGATTTTTCCTCTTGTGTTACCGCTTGTTCGGCAAAAAAGGTCTGTATGCCTGGATCGGTGTGGCTACGGTGATCGCCAACATTCAGGTAACCAAAACGATAGATATTATGGGCATCGTCCTGACGCTGGGCAACACGATGTATGTCAGCATGTATCTGACGAGCGACCTTCTCAACGAAAAGTATGGGGCGGGGGAAGCGCGGAAGGCCGTCTGGTTCGGTTTTTTCACATTGATTATGACAACCATTCTGATGCAGATGGTGCTTTTATTTGATCCGGCACCGACAGATTTTGCTCAGGAATCGATGAAAAAATTGTTTGGTCTGCTGCCGCGTCTTGCGCTGGGTAGTTTATCTGCGTATTTTATCAGTCAGTTTCTGGATGTGCGTTTGTTCAGCTGGCTGCGCAAAATAGCACCCGGACGTAATCAGCTGTGGATTCGGACAAACGGAAGCTCGATCATCAGTTCTTTTGTGGATACTCTGGTATTCTGCACGGTTGCCTTTGTGTTCATCTATCCATGGGACGTGTGGCTGGAGATTTTCCTGACAACATATTTGATCAAATTTGTGCTGACTGCGGTTGGGACACCGTTCCTGTATGCTGCGCGCAGCTTCAAGTTCAAGGATGAGGCATAA